From the Chitinophaga lutea genome, the window GTATTCCTTTTTCGGGGTGGCCGAATTTTATCAGGAAATACCCGACGAAACTAAGTGAAGATGTAATCACGACGACCAGCCCGATCGTTTGGGGATTGATCACCCCTCCAGGTCCGAAATCCTTGTCGGGCAGGAAGGGCAATATCAATAACGAGAGGATGATGAACTTTACAAATGCATACAACTCTTCCTGCGTGATGCGGGACACGATTTTCCGGAACTGCTGCCGCAGCGATAAAACCGTGATTGTAATAACTGCTGCCGCCAGCGCCTCACGAATGAAATGCAGCGCTACCAATCCCCCCAGGCAATAGGCAATCAGCAGCGCCAGTTCCGTGCCGATACCCAGGTTGTCCTTTTTCGTTTTGGCAAAGTGGAAAAAAGTCAGCAGTATAAATATTCCTGGCAGCGACAGCGCAAATATCCATGGCTGGTGACTGATGGAAAGATAAGCGACGATATACCCCAGCAAAGTACACAGGGCAAAGGTGCGCAGTCCCGCAAAATGTTCGTTGCCGGTGGTGGTGTCAAATTCCCGTTCCAGCCCCAATATCAGTCCAATGCCGGCCGACACGAGTATGCCCAGTAAAAAAGGCCCCAGGATACCATTGAGATATTCGTACATGTTCTTCTAACGATTTACAGTCTTATGCAATCCAAATGTAGCAGAATCCTGCATCGCCAGCACCTGTTTGCCGTTGCGACGGGATTGATAATCGTCATGTTCAGCGCCTCCCGGGATCATTGCCGAAGCAGCGATTAAACCCTATATTCGTTATTATTGTTTCACCATAAATCCGATCATATGGCACATGCAATTCCTCACGCCCCCGCTCATAGTTCCACGGGAACCCGACCGATGCTTACAGCAGCTGAAATCGCCTGGGGGCTTACCGCAGTGTTCGCCTGGCTGGGATGGCCATATCTGAGATCCTTTATCGTATGGTTATTGCAGACAATCTATGAGCTATATGTGCTGAATTTTTATTAATTATTAAAATCTGCCTTATGAAAGTCGAGCAATACCTGATACGCGTTACATATCAGGGCATATCACGGGAAATACCGGTTAAGATCGAGTTTAAAGGCGAGGAACATAAAATCAGCGTGGACCTAGACGGCACCGAAATTTGTTACGAAAGGGACGAGCATGACGGGCTTCGGGCCATCAATCACCTGGAAGACTTCGATCCTGAACTTCTTTACCGGGTCGGTAAGGGGATTTTGGAACGCCGTCCATAAAACGAAGACAGGAATATGCACAAAATACTGACGATCACTCTAAATCCGTCCGTTGACAAAAGTACGTCCGTTGCATCCCTGCAGCCGGACAAAAAACTGCGCTGCGCCGCTCCCATACTTGAGCCCGGTGGAGGGGGCATCAATGTGGCCAGGGTGCTCCACCGTTTCGGGGACAATGTGCTTCCCGTATTCTTTGCGGGCGGCCCCTGCGGAGACCAGTTCATTGGCTTGTTGAAAGCCGAAGGGCTCCCGGTTTCTCCGGTAGGCATCGCGGGCGCTACGAGAGAAAACCTTCATCTTACCGAAGAGGCCAGTGGCCGGCAATACCGTCTCGTAATGCCCGGCCCGGAAATTTCAGCCGATGAGCGGCAGGCCATTTTGAGGGTTATTGCCAGCCAGGCTAAAGGCGCCGGATTCATGGTGTTGAGCGGTAGTAACCCGGAAGGTATACCAGCGGCTTTTTTGGAACAATTGGCGAAAATCGCCAGACAGGAAAAAACTTTACTGGTAGCGGATATTTCCGGCGAAGGATTGAAACAGATCCTGAAGGCAGGCGTATACCTGATTAAACCCAACCTGGGCGAACTTGCCCGGCTTACCGGCAAAGAAGAATTGTCGGAAGCCGAAGCCATTGCAGCCTCCCGGGAAATCATTGCAGCTGGTGGCTCGGAAATCGTGGTCGTATCGATGGGAGCAGCCGGCGCCATTATGGTATCTGCACAGCAGGTAGAAAAAATCCAGGCTCCGGTGGTGAAAAAGCTCAGCACGGTTGGTGCGGGCGACAGTATGGTGGCCGGCATCGTGCATGCGCTCAGCAGAGGTTCCGACCATCCCGACGCCGTGCGGTTCGGCATCGCCTGCGGCACGGCCGCCACCATGCGCGCCGGAACCGGCCTGTGCAGGAAGACTGATGCCGAGCATTTGTATCAACTGCTACGGTCGGAAGAGAAATAACTCGTGCCAAACAAACCGGCATCGCGTGTTACAGAACGAGTTCTCCAAAACTTTTCATGCATTCTTTTTTCAGACCCTCCTACGGGTCACAGCAACGTGCCATACGCCCCTTTCAATCCCTTTCGGGATCGCAGCAATTCGACGTGTTTAAAAGTCCGCTTCCAGCAGGGCTATCGGCTCTTGCACGAACAAAACCGACATGCCATTCGAGTTCCGATACCACCGATATTCCGGGGTAATACATCCTTCCCCGTTTCATTGACCATCCACAAAAGTCCTTTCAGTCCCGGTGCGATAGCCTCACCCATGGGGCAGAAAGGCAGCTCACTGAAACACAGGCCAAACATACCTAAGGCAACCACTGACGCAGGTTGACGACAATCATAACAACGGCATCTTATTGTCATTTTTCCCGGCAAACACCTTCGGTAATATTACAGTGTCAATTCATTTTATCACCTCAAATATTTAAAAATGAAATCACTTTCTTTATCGAAACATCGTAGCGGCTTCCCTTCATTTTGGGAAGACTTCTTCCCCGACTGGCTGGAATTCAATGGTAACAAACAGACTCCTTTCCTGACCATGCCGGCAGTAAATATCGAAGAAGGAAAAGATCACTTCAGCATCTCGATGGCTGTGCCGGGCATGCAGAAAGACGATTTTAAAATCGAGGTAACCGGAAATGAGCTGTCGATCAGCGCGGAAAAAGAAACCTCGAATGAAGACAAGTCAAAGAAGTTTACCAAACAGGAATACAATTACAGCAGCTTTTCCCGCTCATTCACACTGCCCGGCAGCATACTCGCCGATCAGATCAATGCCGCATATACGGACGGCGTACTGAAATTAAAGCTCCCTAAAAAGAAAGAGGCGCAGACAGAAGCTCCCAACCTGAAAGTAAAGGTGAATTAGCTGCCAGCGCATGCAAAGTCCGATAATATTTGCATCACAAAATCCAACTGGGAGCCCTATGATGTATGAGCACCAACGCCGGCACGGTCGTCACCAGCCGCATTCATGCGCGGGCATGCCCGTCCGGCGTTACCATGAATTATCTCCTGTCTCCGGTTTTCCCATTCAGCTGAACTATCATAAACAATCGTCATGAAAAAAGTACTACTTGCCTTTGACGGCACCAATTTTTCGCAGGGCGCTTTCGAATTCGCAAAGCGCCTGAACGAACAGGAACCGATTTTACTGGTGGGTTCCTTCCTTCCGCAAATCGAAATCTCTTCCAGCTGGTCGTACGCCGCCGGCAGCATGGGCGTCGTGATGCCCTTGGTGGAAGATTTCAATTCCGCGGTGATCGAAAACAATGTAGCGCAGTTCGAATCACTATGCGGCAAACACGGCATCGAATGCAGGGTTCATACCTTCCCATATGACCTGGCCATCCCGGAACTCCGGAAAGAATCCCGGTTTGCGGACCTGCTGGTGCTGGGAGGCGAATCCTTTTATCACCAGCTGGGGTTCGAAAAACCGAACGAATACCTCCGCATGATGGTGCAGGACGCCGAA encodes:
- a CDS encoding 1-phosphofructokinase family hexose kinase, with amino-acid sequence MHKILTITLNPSVDKSTSVASLQPDKKLRCAAPILEPGGGGINVARVLHRFGDNVLPVFFAGGPCGDQFIGLLKAEGLPVSPVGIAGATRENLHLTEEASGRQYRLVMPGPEISADERQAILRVIASQAKGAGFMVLSGSNPEGIPAAFLEQLAKIARQEKTLLVADISGEGLKQILKAGVYLIKPNLGELARLTGKEELSEAEAIAASREIIAAGGSEIVVVSMGAAGAIMVSAQQVEKIQAPVVKKLSTVGAGDSMVAGIVHALSRGSDHPDAVRFGIACGTAATMRAGTGLCRKTDAEHLYQLLRSEEK
- a CDS encoding Hsp20/alpha crystallin family protein, giving the protein MKSLSLSKHRSGFPSFWEDFFPDWLEFNGNKQTPFLTMPAVNIEEGKDHFSISMAVPGMQKDDFKIEVTGNELSISAEKETSNEDKSKKFTKQEYNYSSFSRSFTLPGSILADQINAAYTDGVLKLKLPKKKEAQTEAPNLKVKVN
- a CDS encoding adenine nucleotide alpha hydrolase family protein, with protein sequence MKKVLLAFDGTNFSQGAFEFAKRLNEQEPILLVGSFLPQIEISSSWSYAAGSMGVVMPLVEDFNSAVIENNVAQFESLCGKHGIECRVHTFPYDLAIPELRKESRFADLLVLGGESFYHQLGFEKPNEYLRMMVQDAECPVVVTPEQFTFPQSVVLAYDGSDDAVYAIKNFAYLFPHLAQLDTTLVHATTKKHARMPDAEYITELVARHYPRLTVRELEDTPRRLFGKWLADMPDPIVVSGAYGRSDISMMFRQSFAAEIISEHKLPLFIAHRA